In Acaryochloris marina S15, a single genomic region encodes these proteins:
- a CDS encoding DUF547 domain-containing protein — protein sequence MKKIKPFSILLPGVLLLSSCANLPFIGAEDIPVQAAIDTNKPFSNNEYTKLLTQYVTDDGWVNYEELQKNRGGLDRYYAQLAAVTPNTYKGWDKNQQLAYLMNAYNALTLLAIIEQEPLKASIRDIPGVWSSKKFQLAGESKTLNNIEHDIIRPTFNEPRIHAALVCAAKSCPPLRNEPFTAENVDAQLEDQVKRWLARPDSGFRIDRQENKVYLSKIFDWYGDDWKPNFAVKDQFSGDDKQKAVLNFISNYVSSEDQAYLKAGGYKVGYLGYDWSLNKQ from the coding sequence ATGAAAAAAATAAAACCCTTTTCTATTTTGTTACCAGGTGTACTGCTGCTTTCGAGCTGCGCCAATCTACCATTTATTGGTGCCGAAGATATCCCTGTTCAGGCTGCCATTGATACCAATAAGCCGTTTAGCAACAATGAATATACCAAGCTGCTGACGCAATACGTCACGGATGATGGCTGGGTGAATTACGAGGAACTGCAAAAAAATCGGGGAGGGCTAGATCGCTACTATGCTCAGTTGGCTGCCGTTACCCCAAATACGTACAAAGGCTGGGACAAGAATCAGCAATTGGCATACCTGATGAATGCTTATAATGCCCTGACCTTACTCGCCATCATTGAGCAAGAACCCCTCAAAGCCAGTATTCGAGATATTCCAGGGGTCTGGAGTTCCAAGAAATTCCAGCTTGCCGGTGAATCCAAAACCCTCAACAATATCGAGCATGATATTATTCGTCCCACCTTCAATGAGCCTCGGATTCATGCAGCCCTAGTTTGTGCCGCCAAGAGCTGCCCGCCCCTGAGAAATGAGCCCTTCACAGCCGAAAATGTGGATGCTCAATTAGAAGACCAGGTCAAAAGATGGTTGGCCCGTCCTGACAGCGGTTTCCGCATTGATCGGCAAGAGAACAAAGTCTATTTGTCTAAAATCTTTGACTGGTATGGCGATGATTGGAAGCCCAACTTTGCAGTCAAAGATCAGTTCAGTGGCGATGATAAGCAAAAAGCAGTTCTGAATTTCATCAGCAACTACGTTTCTTCTGAAGACCAAGCCTATCTCAAAGCAGGCGGGTATAAAGTTGGTTATCTAGGCTATGATTGGTCTCTCAATAAGCAGTAA
- the ntrB gene encoding nitrate ABC transporter permease, whose protein sequence is MAVSPHQRPKKLPTPGLSENVQALLISLLSLGLFLVFWEVGANAKIFSKGMPNATETIGELWFWISDPFFDNGPNDLGIGWNLLTSLRRVAIGYTLASIIAVPLGILLGMSRVAAKAFNPFVQLLKPVSPLAWLPLGLYIFRNSENTGVFIILISSIWPTLVNTVFGVANVSPEYLDVSKTLGASKLRTVFKVIIPAALPNIISGLRISMGIAWLVIVAAEMLLGSGVGYFVWNEWNNLSIANILVAIFIIGLVGIILDQIFAFLENLVSFGRQTS, encoded by the coding sequence ATGGCTGTTAGTCCGCATCAACGCCCCAAAAAGCTGCCCACCCCAGGCCTTTCTGAAAACGTTCAGGCCCTCTTGATTTCACTTCTATCCCTGGGGCTATTTCTAGTCTTTTGGGAGGTGGGAGCCAATGCCAAGATCTTTTCCAAGGGCATGCCCAATGCCACGGAGACCATTGGCGAACTGTGGTTTTGGATCTCAGATCCCTTCTTTGACAATGGTCCTAATGATTTAGGAATTGGCTGGAATTTGCTGACCAGTCTGCGTCGGGTGGCGATTGGCTATACCTTGGCTTCCATCATTGCTGTTCCTCTCGGGATCTTGTTGGGGATGTCGCGAGTTGCTGCAAAGGCCTTTAATCCCTTTGTGCAGCTGCTTAAGCCCGTTTCTCCCTTAGCCTGGTTACCCTTGGGGCTCTATATTTTTCGTAATTCCGAAAATACAGGCGTTTTTATTATCCTGATTAGCAGTATTTGGCCAACCCTGGTGAATACCGTATTTGGGGTTGCCAATGTCAGTCCTGAGTATTTGGATGTCTCGAAAACCTTAGGAGCATCTAAACTGCGGACCGTCTTCAAGGTGATTATCCCTGCAGCTTTACCCAATATTATTTCCGGTCTGCGCATTAGCATGGGCATTGCTTGGCTGGTGATTGTTGCTGCCGAGATGTTGCTTGGCTCTGGGGTAGGCTATTTCGTCTGGAATGAATGGAATAACCTGTCGATTGCCAATATTTTGGTGGCCATTTTTATTATTGGCCTTGTAGGCATTATCTTGGACCAAATCTTTGCGTTTCTAGAAAATTTAGTCTCCTTTGGGCGGCAAACATCATGA
- the cynS gene encoding cyanase produces the protein MVIADITEKLLAAKKAKGISFEDLEKVLGCDETWIASVIYRQASASAEEAEKIVTTLGLPAELAEPLTVPPMKGSLEPVIPTDPLVYRFYEIMQVYGVPVKAVIHEKFGDGIMSAIDFSIEVDKVEDPKGDRVQVTMCGKFLPYKKW, from the coding sequence ATGGTCATTGCTGACATTACTGAGAAACTTTTAGCGGCAAAGAAAGCCAAAGGCATTTCCTTTGAAGACTTAGAAAAAGTCTTGGGTTGTGATGAAACCTGGATTGCCTCGGTGATTTATCGACAGGCCAGTGCTTCTGCTGAAGAAGCAGAGAAAATTGTCACGACCTTAGGCTTGCCTGCAGAGCTGGCGGAACCTCTGACGGTCCCACCCATGAAAGGATCCTTAGAGCCTGTCATCCCTACGGACCCTTTAGTCTATCGATTCTACGAAATCATGCAGGTCTATGGAGTGCCTGTTAAAGCCGTGATTCATGAGAAATTCGGCGATGGCATTATGAGCGCCATCGATTTCTCCATTGAGGTGGATAAGGTGGAAGATCCAAAGGGCGATCGCGTCCAGGTAACCATGTGTGGCAAGTTCTTGCCCTACAAGAAGTGGTAA
- a CDS encoding ATP-binding protein — protein MPQSLPSPSLVTAHPLIPTSVPSDPALETLRQQHQLILNSIGEGVYGLDIQGNVTFVNPAAAKMIDWPIPELIGQPMHAVLHHSHPNGSHYPREACPIYAAFRDGKVYRVTNEVFWRRDGTSFPVEYISTPIHDEHGQLIGAVVTFRDITQRQWAESVLKQTNEVLESKVRERTAELVQVNQQLQELSELKSRFVAMVCHEFRNPLNNISLSISSLDRYDSQLTAGQKSEYLAGITENVERMTEMIDDILVIGKIDARRIEVKSAELDLVPFCQALVAEVQSMTPHHVVVLNCRHRQLVTAMDIQLLRSILTNILQNAIRYSPDNGVIQFKVSRRKAFITFQISDQGMGVPPEDRSLIFDPFYRGKNVSNVPGTGLGLSIVKQFVELLQGTITLNSQIGIGTTFAVRLPCA, from the coding sequence ATGCCCCAATCTCTTCCCAGTCCATCTCTGGTGACAGCCCATCCCTTAATCCCCACCTCTGTGCCCAGCGATCCAGCATTAGAGACCCTTCGCCAACAACATCAGCTAATCCTCAATTCTATTGGTGAAGGAGTATATGGTCTGGACATTCAGGGCAATGTCACTTTCGTTAATCCTGCAGCAGCCAAAATGATTGACTGGCCCATTCCGGAGCTAATCGGTCAACCGATGCATGCGGTACTCCATCATTCCCACCCGAATGGGAGCCATTATCCAAGAGAGGCCTGTCCCATCTACGCAGCCTTTCGAGATGGGAAGGTCTATCGGGTCACCAATGAGGTCTTTTGGCGTCGGGATGGCACAAGCTTTCCGGTGGAATATATCAGCACACCCATCCATGACGAGCATGGCCAACTGATTGGGGCAGTCGTGACATTTCGAGATATCACCCAGCGTCAATGGGCTGAATCGGTCTTAAAACAAACTAATGAGGTCTTAGAGTCAAAGGTCCGAGAGCGCACAGCAGAATTAGTGCAGGTTAATCAACAACTGCAAGAGCTGAGTGAATTGAAATCACGATTTGTGGCAATGGTCTGTCACGAGTTTCGCAACCCCTTGAACAATATTTCCCTGTCAATTTCATCTCTAGATCGCTATGACTCCCAGTTAACAGCTGGGCAGAAATCTGAGTATTTGGCAGGAATTACAGAAAATGTGGAACGGATGACAGAGATGATTGATGACATCTTAGTCATCGGCAAGATTGACGCTAGACGGATAGAGGTGAAATCGGCAGAACTCGATCTGGTCCCTTTCTGCCAAGCGTTAGTGGCTGAAGTTCAATCCATGACCCCCCATCATGTAGTGGTGCTGAACTGCCGTCATCGCCAATTAGTCACTGCAATGGATATACAGTTGCTGCGTTCTATTTTGACCAATATTCTGCAAAATGCCATTCGTTACTCCCCTGACAATGGGGTTATCCAATTCAAAGTTTCCCGCCGCAAAGCTTTCATCACCTTTCAAATTTCTGACCAAGGGATGGGAGTTCCTCCCGAGGATCGGTCCCTGATCTTTGATCCGTTTTATCGTGGCAAGAATGTGAGCAATGTCCCAGGCACCGGTTTGGGATTGAGTATTGTTAAACAGTTTGTGGAGTTACTGCAGGGCACCATCACTTTGAATAGCCAGATTGGCATAGGCACCACTTTTGCCGTCCGTTTACCTTGTGCTTGA
- a CDS encoding response regulator translates to MHKVLIIEDETQTRNLFLNCLKFEGFEALGADNGALGVQLAQQHHPELIVCDIMMPDMDGYQVLSTLRQHPVTSTIPFIFLTAKVTMPELRQGMTLGADDYLTKPCTIDDFLTAIATRLQRQAELQHQPASDSQSAVDPSGLERIFPNCPKLNSVFDFIEANYHQPLHLKDVAKVAGYSPAYLTHLMQTQTGRTFKQWLVERRMSEARILLLQTKQSIKKIAISLGYADPGYFNRQFRQHHGASPHGWRRQSHIESSLI, encoded by the coding sequence ATGCATAAAGTCCTCATCATTGAAGATGAAACGCAAACTCGCAATTTATTTTTGAATTGCCTGAAGTTTGAAGGGTTTGAAGCCCTTGGCGCTGATAATGGGGCGTTGGGGGTCCAACTCGCCCAACAACATCATCCTGAACTAATCGTTTGCGACATTATGATGCCGGATATGGATGGGTATCAGGTGCTATCTACATTGCGGCAACATCCCGTCACATCGACCATACCGTTTATTTTCCTAACGGCTAAAGTGACAATGCCAGAATTACGGCAGGGTATGACTTTAGGGGCTGATGATTATTTAACTAAGCCCTGTACGATTGATGATTTTTTGACTGCGATCGCAACCCGTCTCCAAAGACAGGCAGAGCTGCAACATCAGCCTGCCTCTGATTCTCAATCTGCCGTCGACCCATCCGGATTAGAGCGAATTTTCCCCAATTGTCCCAAACTGAATTCTGTCTTCGACTTTATTGAAGCGAACTACCACCAACCCTTACACCTCAAAGATGTGGCAAAAGTAGCCGGGTATTCTCCAGCCTATCTCACCCACCTGATGCAAACTCAAACAGGTCGCACTTTCAAACAGTGGCTTGTGGAGCGACGGATGAGTGAAGCTCGGATTCTATTGCTGCAGACCAAACAGTCCATTAAAAAAATAGCTATTTCCCTCGGGTACGCAGATCCGGGCTATTTCAACCGCCAATTTCGGCAACATCATGGCGCTTCCCCCCACGGGTGGCGGCGACAATCCCATATTGAGTCCTCTTTGATTTAA
- a CDS encoding ABC transporter substrate-binding protein, with the protein MVVATTNNPPSKWNNLKAQRESVNQGPPICQTCGGVHFTRDHWQHLETMPSDPVEMIDDLVKMGLYKPDAFTIAQSISHAELRKQLFLKSACKGDSKRERLVGDLIQLAGGLDQAFAAAFGPKAGEFFRDAQRTSSVTRREFLRNIAVGAALVSLTNCAPGGDKPDIGDTNVDPDLTAKLEKKDLKIGFIPITCATPIIMSEPLGFYKKHGMSAKVVKMPSWGAVRDSAIAGELDAYHMLAPMPIAMTLGLGSSAFGIKLASIENINGQAITISNRHKGKVKGPADFKGFVLGVPFPYSMHNLLLRYYLATGGLDPDKDVQIRPVPPPDSIAQLVAGDIDGYLMPDPFNQRAVYEGEGFIHKLTKDLWPNHPCCAFAASDAWISENPNTFRALNKSIIEAAGYASQQSNRPAIAKAISSRAFLNQPTEVVEAVLTGKFEDGNGQTLDIPDRIGFDPYPWQSFANWISSQLVRWDLQGDGKSKTAIDGKYDEVGKDVFLTDIARELATELGQTPPEEIYKTETLAFDEFDPANPAQYVEEQIKKYNV; encoded by the coding sequence ATGGTGGTAGCAACAACCAATAATCCCCCCTCAAAATGGAACAACCTAAAGGCTCAGCGAGAGAGTGTTAATCAAGGTCCTCCCATCTGTCAAACCTGTGGAGGGGTACACTTCACCCGAGATCACTGGCAACACCTAGAAACCATGCCCAGCGATCCAGTGGAAATGATTGATGATCTCGTGAAAATGGGCTTGTATAAGCCGGATGCTTTTACCATTGCCCAATCCATCAGCCACGCAGAACTCCGCAAGCAATTATTCTTAAAATCAGCCTGTAAAGGAGACTCCAAAAGAGAGCGATTAGTCGGTGACTTAATCCAATTGGCAGGCGGGCTAGATCAGGCTTTTGCGGCTGCCTTTGGACCGAAAGCCGGAGAATTTTTTCGGGATGCCCAACGAACCAGTAGCGTTACCCGCCGAGAATTTTTGCGAAATATAGCGGTAGGGGCTGCTCTAGTCTCCCTCACTAACTGTGCCCCTGGAGGAGATAAGCCCGATATTGGGGACACCAATGTAGACCCAGACTTAACGGCCAAGTTGGAAAAGAAAGACTTAAAAATTGGCTTTATTCCCATTACCTGTGCCACGCCGATTATTATGTCGGAACCCCTAGGGTTTTATAAAAAGCACGGCATGAGTGCCAAAGTGGTCAAAATGCCGAGTTGGGGGGCGGTGCGAGATTCTGCGATCGCAGGTGAACTCGATGCGTATCACATGCTGGCTCCCATGCCCATTGCTATGACTCTCGGCTTAGGCTCTAGTGCCTTTGGGATCAAGCTTGCCAGTATCGAAAATATCAACGGCCAAGCGATTACGATTTCCAATCGTCACAAAGGGAAAGTTAAAGGCCCCGCTGATTTTAAGGGGTTTGTGCTGGGAGTGCCGTTTCCCTACTCCATGCATAACCTATTGCTGCGCTACTACTTGGCGACAGGCGGACTCGACCCCGATAAAGACGTCCAGATCCGCCCAGTTCCGCCTCCTGACAGCATTGCCCAATTGGTGGCCGGGGATATTGATGGCTACTTAATGCCAGACCCCTTCAACCAGCGAGCGGTGTACGAGGGAGAAGGATTTATCCATAAATTGACAAAGGATCTATGGCCCAATCATCCCTGCTGTGCCTTTGCTGCTAGTGACGCTTGGATTAGCGAGAACCCCAACACCTTCCGCGCTTTGAATAAATCCATTATTGAGGCCGCCGGGTATGCCAGCCAGCAAAGTAATCGCCCTGCAATTGCCAAAGCGATCTCTTCTCGGGCGTTTCTCAATCAACCGACAGAAGTTGTAGAAGCGGTCTTGACAGGCAAGTTTGAGGATGGCAACGGTCAAACCTTGGATATTCCCGATCGGATCGGCTTTGACCCCTATCCCTGGCAGAGTTTTGCCAACTGGATTTCTTCCCAGCTGGTGCGATGGGATTTGCAGGGAGACGGTAAGTCCAAAACTGCTATTGATGGCAAGTATGACGAAGTGGGTAAAGATGTTTTCCTCACGGATATTGCTCGCGAACTAGCGACAGAGCTAGGGCAGACTCCTCCCGAAGAAATCTATAAAACCGAAACCTTAGCCTTTGACGAATTTGATCCGGCAAATCCCGCCCAATACGTGGAAGAGCAAATCAAAAAATATAATGTTTAA
- a CDS encoding ABC transporter ATP-binding protein → MITSSPVDMETSTSVQLSLRDVSKVFPAKGGMLFSKREATSSFVAIEDISLDIEHNTFVTIIGPSGCGKSTLLNIIAGLSTATSGSVDLDGQPILGPGPDRGMVFQNYALMPWMTVEENIRFAVETVYPKLEKQRLKGIVRENIARVGLEGAEKKHPHELSGGMRQRVGIARALAIDPKILLMDEPFGALDALTRGFLQEEVERIWEQDRKTVIMITHSIEEALLLSDQIVMMTRGPAAKIDEVLQVPFPRPRNRLEVEQHPAYHELKAEMEAHLYRETRFVEQNRIKAKA, encoded by the coding sequence ATGATCACTTCTTCTCCGGTTGATATGGAAACGTCCACCAGCGTCCAACTGAGTTTGCGGGATGTCTCTAAAGTCTTTCCGGCCAAAGGGGGAATGCTATTCTCCAAGCGCGAGGCGACCTCGAGCTTTGTCGCCATTGAAGACATCAGTTTAGACATCGAGCACAACACCTTTGTCACCATTATTGGGCCATCGGGTTGTGGTAAATCCACCCTTCTCAATATCATCGCCGGACTGAGTACGGCAACGTCTGGCTCGGTTGATCTGGATGGCCAACCCATCCTTGGCCCTGGTCCTGATCGAGGCATGGTATTCCAAAACTATGCCCTGATGCCATGGATGACGGTAGAGGAAAATATTCGGTTTGCGGTGGAAACAGTGTATCCCAAGCTGGAAAAACAGCGACTGAAGGGGATTGTGCGGGAAAATATTGCCCGAGTGGGGTTGGAAGGGGCTGAAAAAAAGCATCCCCATGAATTATCGGGTGGGATGCGGCAGCGGGTCGGTATTGCTCGGGCTTTGGCCATCGACCCCAAAATCCTGCTGATGGATGAACCCTTTGGTGCTTTAGATGCCCTAACGAGAGGCTTCCTGCAAGAAGAGGTGGAGCGGATTTGGGAACAGGACCGGAAAACGGTGATCATGATTACCCACAGCATTGAGGAGGCCCTGCTGCTGTCCGATCAGATCGTGATGATGACTCGGGGACCGGCAGCCAAAATCGATGAGGTTTTACAGGTGCCATTCCCTCGTCCTCGCAACCGTTTAGAGGTGGAGCAGCATCCTGCCTACCACGAACTGAAGGCAGAAATGGAAGCTCATCTTTACCGTGAAACGCGGTTTGTAGAACAGAACCGGATCAAGGCCAAAGCCTAG
- a CDS encoding glycosyltransferase family 2 protein yields MTVPDTNFDDILVIIPVLNEEETIGTVIHSLQNLGLHRIRVVDNGSCDRTAHTAHTAGAEVVSEPIPGYGRACWQGMQNIPEHIGWILFCDGDGSDDLSVLPQFFAERQDYDLILGNRRARPDSRSAMTPVQNWGNGLATTLIRWGWGHPFQDLGPLRLIRRARLEQLNMQDRGFGWTVEMQAKAAEQKLRTCEIPQGYRPRQGGRSKISGTIKGSVQAGSIILSTLAFLYGQHLQMLFAKSALRNHPAWQWVSAVLLIAGCTMIVPYGDFTQPGMVPPLWRGVSVMGLGFVVSWILLQVSKLWFWMVAIATRCILLAMAPGNDIWRYLWEGRLQNLGISPFEFAPTAPELVPLRTEWWSMINNADISAIYPPITQLGFRGLAAIATSTLLFKIAFMAADLGTCWLLQRRFGSLKTLIYAWNPLIIYSFAGGAHYDSWFILPLVWAWLCLDTQPRRATKTIAGLALLGVSIATKWISLPIIAFVTWTFVKQRAWKWASISVLLPVLPMLISALPFCSLTSCPLIPTSSSFVTKGRSAEFLPIDSLLSAPEWHNAILLIPLAIALLFLLWRSTQVGDYTESYLGTLLLLSPVVHGWYFTWLVPFAVASGNWGTRLVSLSAFVYFALPHRESLGISVWQLTTSERVWLWTPFVLGWLWSWYIRRSQTLFNPSPGTSQ; encoded by the coding sequence ATGACGGTTCCTGACACTAATTTTGATGACATTCTGGTCATTATTCCTGTTTTAAACGAGGAAGAAACGATAGGGACTGTCATTCATTCGTTGCAGAATTTGGGATTGCATCGGATCCGGGTAGTGGATAACGGTAGTTGCGATCGCACCGCCCATACCGCCCATACCGCCGGAGCCGAAGTCGTATCTGAACCGATTCCTGGTTATGGCAGAGCCTGCTGGCAAGGGATGCAGAACATTCCCGAACATATCGGCTGGATTCTATTTTGTGATGGCGATGGTAGCGATGATCTATCCGTATTGCCACAGTTTTTTGCCGAGCGCCAGGATTACGATTTAATTTTAGGTAATCGCCGCGCCCGTCCCGACAGTCGCTCTGCCATGACACCCGTTCAAAATTGGGGAAACGGCCTAGCCACCACCTTGATTCGCTGGGGTTGGGGTCATCCCTTTCAAGATTTAGGCCCTCTCCGCTTAATTCGCCGAGCCCGCCTGGAACAACTCAATATGCAAGATCGCGGCTTCGGCTGGACAGTCGAAATGCAGGCCAAGGCGGCAGAGCAAAAATTACGCACTTGTGAAATTCCCCAAGGCTATCGCCCTCGCCAAGGCGGACGATCCAAAATTAGCGGCACGATTAAGGGAAGCGTCCAGGCCGGTAGCATTATTTTAAGTACCCTAGCTTTTCTCTACGGTCAGCATTTGCAGATGCTCTTTGCTAAGTCAGCCCTACGAAATCATCCCGCATGGCAGTGGGTCAGCGCTGTTCTACTGATCGCAGGCTGCACCATGATCGTTCCCTATGGAGATTTCACCCAGCCGGGAATGGTCCCTCCTTTGTGGCGAGGGGTCAGCGTGATGGGATTGGGATTTGTGGTGTCTTGGATACTGCTTCAGGTGTCGAAGTTGTGGTTTTGGATGGTTGCGATCGCAACTCGATGCATCCTTTTAGCCATGGCTCCCGGCAATGATATTTGGCGCTATCTCTGGGAAGGACGCCTGCAGAACTTGGGCATCAGTCCCTTTGAATTCGCCCCCACGGCCCCCGAACTCGTACCACTGCGCACAGAATGGTGGTCGATGATCAATAATGCCGATATTTCCGCGATTTATCCCCCAATTACTCAATTGGGCTTTAGAGGGTTGGCGGCCATAGCTACCTCTACATTGCTCTTCAAAATAGCCTTTATGGCAGCAGATTTAGGGACCTGTTGGCTACTGCAACGCCGATTCGGTTCTCTAAAAACCCTTATCTATGCCTGGAATCCACTGATCATTTACTCCTTTGCTGGAGGGGCACACTACGATAGCTGGTTTATTCTGCCCTTGGTCTGGGCTTGGCTTTGTTTGGATACTCAACCTCGTCGAGCCACAAAAACAATTGCTGGATTAGCCTTGTTGGGAGTGAGTATTGCCACCAAATGGATTTCTCTACCTATCATTGCGTTTGTCACCTGGACCTTTGTGAAACAGCGAGCGTGGAAATGGGCTAGCATCTCCGTGCTGTTGCCAGTCTTACCCATGCTGATCAGTGCCTTACCGTTTTGCTCTCTAACCAGCTGTCCCCTCATTCCCACGAGTTCTTCGTTTGTGACCAAAGGCCGCAGCGCTGAATTTTTACCGATTGACTCGCTGTTATCGGCACCAGAATGGCACAATGCGATTTTGCTGATACCCCTTGCGATCGCACTCCTCTTTCTCCTCTGGCGCTCTACCCAAGTGGGTGACTATACTGAAAGCTATCTAGGAACCCTGCTTCTGCTCTCACCTGTGGTTCATGGCTGGTACTTTACTTGGCTCGTCCCCTTTGCTGTAGCCAGTGGAAATTGGGGGACACGTCTGGTGAGTCTATCGGCCTTTGTCTATTTTGCCCTTCCCCACCGAGAGAGTTTAGGTATCAGTGTCTGGCAATTGACTACCAGTGAACGGGTTTGGCTATGGACCCCCTTTGTGTTGGGATGGCTGTGGAGCTGGTATATTCGACGTTCCCAAACACTTTTTAATCCAAGCCCAGGGACATCTCAGTAA
- a CDS encoding Vat family streptogramin A O-acetyltransferase — MDYPDPNVAHPMAGFPQVCFIKNTVSNPNIMIGDYTYYDDPIDSENFERNVLYHFPFVGDKLIIGKFCALSRGIRFIMNGANHKMSGFSTYPFEIFGKDWQQFTPQGNEYPYKGDTVIGNDVWIGYETVIMPGITIGDGAIVAAQSVVTKDVSPYTIVGGNPAEVIRQRFSDTVIQALLEIAWWNWDMEKITANLEKIVGADITALRSCL; from the coding sequence ATGGACTATCCTGACCCCAATGTGGCTCACCCCATGGCGGGATTCCCTCAGGTTTGCTTTATCAAAAATACGGTCAGTAATCCCAACATCATGATTGGCGACTACACCTATTACGACGACCCGATTGACTCCGAGAACTTCGAGCGAAACGTCCTCTATCACTTTCCTTTTGTCGGCGACAAGCTCATCATTGGCAAGTTCTGCGCTTTATCCCGGGGCATTCGGTTCATCATGAATGGGGCGAACCATAAGATGTCCGGATTCTCGACCTATCCTTTTGAGATCTTTGGCAAGGACTGGCAACAATTTACCCCTCAAGGAAACGAGTATCCCTACAAGGGAGATACTGTCATTGGCAATGATGTTTGGATAGGGTATGAAACCGTCATCATGCCCGGTATCACGATTGGCGATGGGGCAATTGTCGCGGCCCAGTCGGTGGTCACCAAGGATGTCTCACCCTACACCATTGTGGGGGGTAATCCTGCCGAGGTAATTCGCCAGCGTTTCTCCGATACAGTCATTCAGGCCTTGCTAGAGATTGCTTGGTGGAATTGGGATATGGAGAAAATTACCGCCAATCTAGAGAAAATCGTGGGTGCAGACATTACTGCATTGCGTTCATGTCTATAA
- the purB gene encoding adenylosuccinate lyase, whose product MIERYTLPEMGDLWTDENKFRTWLQVEIAVCEAQAELGKIPADAVATIKAKANFDVKRILEIEAEVKHDVIAFLTNVNEYVGEAGRYIHLGMTSSDVLDTAIALQMVSSLDILLPQLENLIQAIRYQAQQHRQTVMVGRSHGIHAEPITLGFKLAGWLAEMMRHRDRLLAAQKEVAVGQISGAVGTYANIDPQIECLTCQKLGLQPEAASTQVISRDRHAFYLNALALVAASIERFAVEIRNLQRTDVLEVEEFFSKGQKGSSAMPHKRNPIRSERLTGLARVVRGYAMTGLENVALWHERDISHSSAERVVIPDAAILTHFMLVEITDLVKHLQVYPENMKRNMNLYGGVIFSQSVLLALVDKGMVREDAYAIVQTLAHQAWNKEGGDFKAALSQDPQVQKLLSAEELDHCFDPSRHLQNLDQVYQRLDI is encoded by the coding sequence TTGATCGAACGGTATACCTTGCCCGAAATGGGCGATCTGTGGACAGACGAGAATAAGTTCAGAACCTGGTTGCAGGTGGAGATTGCCGTTTGTGAGGCTCAGGCAGAACTGGGAAAAATTCCTGCCGATGCCGTAGCAACGATCAAAGCCAAAGCCAATTTTGACGTCAAGCGCATTCTGGAAATTGAAGCAGAAGTCAAGCATGACGTGATTGCGTTCTTGACCAACGTTAATGAGTACGTCGGTGAAGCCGGGCGTTATATCCATTTGGGCATGACTAGCTCCGATGTGTTGGATACAGCCATTGCCCTGCAAATGGTGTCTAGCCTCGATATCTTGCTACCCCAACTCGAAAACCTAATTCAAGCCATTCGCTACCAAGCCCAACAGCACCGGCAAACCGTAATGGTGGGGCGTAGCCACGGGATTCATGCCGAGCCGATTACCCTAGGATTTAAGCTGGCGGGGTGGTTAGCTGAAATGATGCGGCATCGCGATCGCCTGCTCGCAGCGCAAAAAGAAGTGGCAGTTGGCCAAATCTCGGGTGCCGTTGGCACCTATGCCAATATCGACCCCCAGATTGAATGTCTCACCTGCCAAAAATTGGGGCTACAGCCCGAGGCAGCCTCCACCCAGGTGATTTCCCGCGACCGCCATGCCTTCTATCTCAATGCCTTGGCTTTAGTGGCTGCTTCTATTGAACGATTTGCCGTAGAAATTCGAAATCTCCAGCGGACTGATGTGCTGGAAGTGGAAGAATTCTTTTCTAAGGGGCAAAAGGGATCTTCGGCCATGCCCCACAAACGCAACCCCATTCGGTCTGAACGCCTCACGGGACTCGCCCGAGTCGTTCGCGGCTATGCCATGACGGGGCTGGAGAATGTGGCCCTCTGGCACGAACGGGATATTTCTCATAGTTCGGCGGAGCGGGTCGTGATTCCCGATGCAGCTATCTTGACCCACTTTATGTTGGTGGAAATCACCGACTTGGTGAAGCACTTACAGGTCTATCCCGAAAATATGAAGCGGAATATGAACCTCTATGGTGGCGTCATCTTTAGCCAGAGCGTTCTATTGGCGCTAGTGGATAAAGGCATGGTTCGTGAAGATGCCTACGCCATTGTCCAAACCCTTGCTCACCAGGCCTGGAACAAAGAAGGGGGCGACTTTAAAGCCGCCCTCAGCCAAGACCCACAGGTGCAAAAGCTACTCTCAGCTGAGGAACTGGATCACTGCTTTGACCCCAGTCGCCACCTCCAAAACCTAGACCAGGTTTATCAGCGATTGGATATCTAG